The Papaver somniferum cultivar HN1 chromosome 6, ASM357369v1, whole genome shotgun sequence genome segment TGGACCCAATACTGTAGTTTTGAATTTGACAGATATCTAAAATTTGAAGTCATCTGTGTACCGTTCTTATTGCTAATTCTTTGCAATGCTTATCCTACATTTCTCCGCAGTCGGTGGCCACCTTTTTCAGTCAGGTTATGGAGGCTGTTGGTGGAAACACTGCCGGTCCAGGTGAGCTTTGTGTCCTAATTGAAAGATGGTTAATCCACCTGATGCTTAGCTAAGATATTGATTATGTTTTGTGCAGGGGAAGCTGTTGTTAATGTATACATTAACCATGAGAAGAAGTTTGCTTTTGTGGAGATGAGGTCTGTTGAGGAGGCCAGTAACACAATGGCTTTAGATGGCATCATTTTTGAGGTCTGTCCTTTGAACTTTGGTGTCTATGTCAAGATTATGTGCTCTCTGTGTTTCTATCGTATAATAATTGCAATATATCTTCTCAATTACAGATTTCTAGGCTACTTTATGTTATAACCGTCATGTCATTTACGCATATGCTCCAAATGGTTGCACTTCTAACTTGATACTTTTTCCCTTTATAGATATTAGTTTTTAGTTATTGATTCTTTTAGGTTATAGATGTAGGAGTACAGAGCTACTAGAAAACAGTTCCATAAGGATGTGGTTCCCCATTCAGTCTTCCTGTGCTTTATGTTGAATCTGCTGGTATGTAACTTGATTATGGCGGCTGCTCTATTTGTTTTGATCCTTGCATTTATCAGGGAGCACCAGTGAAAGTTAGGAGGCCTAGTGATTACAATCCTTCTCTTGCTGCAACACTTGGACCAAGTCAACCAAGTCAACTTTTGAACCTTGCGGCTGTTGGGCTATCACCGGGGTCTGCTGGTGTTCTTGAGGGGCCTGATCGCATCTTTGTTGGTGGCCTTCCATATTACTTTACAGAAGTGCAAATAAGAGAGCTGTTAGAGTCTTTTGGGCCTCTTCGAGGATTTGATCTAGTCAAAGACAGGGAAACAGGGAACTCCAAAGGCTATGCCTTTTGTGTGTATCAAGATGTCTCAGTCACAGGTATAGCTTGTGCAGCTCTTAATGGAATTCAAATGGGTGATAAAACTCTAACGGTTAGGCGTGCAAACCAAGGAACAACCCAGCCTAAGCCTGAGCAAGAGAATGTATTATTACAGGCACAAGAACAGGTGGCATTGCAGGTGGGGACCAGTTTCATACGGTTGCAGCGTAGATGCATGCTCACTTTTAATCtttcatctccatctccatttgGAACAGAAAAGAGCTTGCTGCTAgttttttttaatctttggtttttgcAGAGGTTTGTCTTCCAAGCTGGTTCCCTTCCTACGAAGGTTGTATGCTTAGCCCAAGTTGTTAGCGCAGATGAACTAAAAGATGACGAAGAGTACGAGGACATAGTGGAAGATATGAAAACGGAGGGTGGAAAATATGGTAAGTAGATGCCTACTAGGCTACTATGGCTTGCATGACCCAGCTCTGTTTTTCAAGTTCTAAATCTTCCTCGCATGCATTAACGTTTTTGGATGTATTCTTTAATTGGTAAACCATGTCAGTTATGAACTTTTATTTGCATACTTTGCAGGTTCATTGATGAGTGTTATCATCCCACGTCCAATGGCCAATGGCGAACCATCTCCTGGAGTTGGCAAGGTTTGTATAATCTGCTATTGCTTGTAATACTAGCTTATAATACTATCTTACTTGCATGGTTTATAAATGACTTCAGTTACTTGCAGATACAGAGTACGGCTATGTTTTATTATTCTATCCACTATGTTAAACTAAACTAGCTTTGGATATAAATTTACTAGGCTTTCTTAGAATTTTCTGACACGTGTGGCGCTTCGAAGGCTCGAGCAGGGCTGAATGGAAGGAAATTTGGTGGGAATCAAGTGATAGCGGTCTATTATCCTGAAAATAAATTCTCGCAGGGGGAATATGATGCATATATCTACTGATGTTGTCACCAAGGAACATTGTTCCTTGTATGTTTGTATGTTTTTTCTCGCTTTAGCATATAAAGGGCACTTGAGCAGGAGTGAGTGTCTAGCTAACTGGAATTTTGATTTGGTAAATAGAGTTTTTTTAAATTTTGTCAGGATGTGTATGAAGTGTTTTTTTAAACAAATATGTTGCAAGTTCGCCATATGCATAGAAACAGAAGAGGAACGtaaaaaaaagtatatatatGCACAAATGTAGTCAATGTAAATGCAGTTATATTCAGTGTGTAGCCAGCCCCTAAAAATTTGGAATTACACCAGCCCCGAAGTACAACAGGATGACCAAGCAGCAGTAAAATAGAAGGTGGTGAGGAAGTAAAACTAATCGAATGTTCCTTCACAAGCTTGGTTATATTTCTTACGTGCAATACATGGCAAATTATTTTGCACCTTCATCACCGCTTTTCAAGACCCAAGCGTTGCCTTTGACAGAAACACAGAGTTCACTAGTTACCTGCACAATCAGATAGAGACTAAATCAACAAGAAAAACTTtaagaaaaatataaagaaatattaattgaagattttccctTGCCTACCTGGGAATACTCTGCATTTGTCATCTCCCTTTTAAGTACATACTTGGCAGCTTCAGCTACATCTGCCTTCCTCAGCTTTGCATGGGGTTCCTTAGCTGAAAAAAGCTGAATTACAATATCCCTACACATAATAGAAACTCAAAGGTGAACATTACGTGACGCGAAACAGATTCTGCAGGATAAGCATATGAAGCATAGGTACCTCAAAGGGTTGGGTGTTGTATTTTCTGACGACTTAGCAACATAGACTCCATGGATATTTGTTGCAACTTGACTAATAAGAGGCTCGAGCTCAGATGGAGGAATGTCAGCACCAAGGGCAGCAGCTCTGAAAGCCCTAGATTGCGGTTTTGGACGGGCAGATTTTTCAACAGCCTGCTCCCTCAATCTATGCCGGATAAGTTGCAAGCTGCAAGTATAGAAATCATGGTAAAACTCAACCCGCATACCGAATTAGCAAACAGGTAGCATACTTCCATAATATCTTAGGGAGCATGGCACACTGAATTCGATGAGTGAATAATAGCTTAGTTTTTTATAAGGAATATATCAGTATAATCAACATCAGATGCTTCGGATATCTGGGACAAGCGGAAAGCTAGAATAAACTTTTACCTGCAAATCTTGTCCTGTCGGAATATATCTTCCAAGACCTTGGGCAGCGCTTCTCGCGTTTCATCTGACATTGACGCCGTACTAGATGTTTCATTTACACTTTTCTTTACTCCTGAATTGGTATTACCAGATGCAGGAAACTTTGTTGCCATGCTTGGTTTTAGTTTCATTCTCATGGAACGCTCATTGAGCATCTCAATCATTTTCTTTTCACGAATCACCCAAAGACTCTCCTGCTCCTTCACTATTTCTGGATGATCCTTAATAAATTGCACATCTGTAGGAACCTTAAATTTCCAATCACGACATGTATCTCTATAAACAGCTAGTGAAGTCATGATCTCTTTCACTGTTTCTTTACGATACTCCGAAAGTATCTTCGCAGGGATTAAATCACTCTTCCTAAATAAACAGAGAATGTAGTCTCTCGCTGCAGCTTCAGCGCCTTTAAGTGGCAACAAATTGGTCCtgcacacccacaatccttgcaCTAAATTAGCATGCTTTTGAATCTCTTGGAGAACAATTTCCTCGGGGTCATACGGAGCGAGGTACTTAATTGAAGCAAACCGATTCACTTGATCCCCCTGTGAAGAAATAATTAAAACAAGTCATACATGAAACCAGGATAGGGTTTACGTGTACACTGAACAGAAGATGCCTTGAGAAGACTAAAGTTgacataaaacacaaaagatgaagCATTTAAGAAAACAAACAAGAGGTATCTCATAATTAACCATGTAACGCCATATCAAAGACCCAAGATAACAACTTTTGATACACTGTAAATAACCTAATACAATGAAGCCAGGAAATTTCCtaatcaaaaaggaaaagaaagtagGTAATGACTTGTCTGTAAGCAAGAAATTATATTCCTAATTCACAAGTAACTCAAGCGACTATGCATGATGCACATGAAGTGGATACCAACCTCAGAGAACCATTTTTTAAACTTCTCCTCCAGCGGCAGAGACATACAGAGCCTGTGAAAGACACACACAACAACTTCAGATTTCCACAACAGTGCACTCATAACTCATACCAAAAGTTAACATTACTACTGGAAAACATAATCGAACCAAATCAATATAGACAGATCTAACTAAAGATAATTAGATAATGGTGGCAAAATGGTAATCAAAGAATATAATATTGTCATCATATTGAGGCAACTTGGTAATGATAAAAGTACTAATTTCTGGACAGATTCCCAATTCAAGATACCACATTGATTTCCTTAAGATCCTAAATTTTGTTTATCCTCACTTGAAACAGCTGATGATATGGACAGGGATATTTTATTTGAGATCTCTAATTGCTACAGAGAACAGAGTCTCTGTTTCAATATCCGATGCCAATGTTCCGCAGCATGGTGGACCCAAAGTTAAGATGTTTTATGCTTCTGTAATCCGCACTCTTGAAGTAAATTTATGTAAGTACTCTTTGTCCCATTAACAATCTCGTTGGCTATATGCTTCTAATTTTCAATGTTTTCAACGTGTTTAAGTTTGTTTACTCATCAGTGAAATGTTTCCTTATCTGGTGATGTTGACCTTTAGCATATTGTAACTTACCTGAGAATCAAATCCATGAGTCTCAAAAACAACGGGGTACATTTTTCTCCTTTCGTTGCAGCAGATATGGATATGAAAGTAAACAAACCCCTTTCAAGCCTTGTACTGTTCTGAGAGCCGACTATGCCTGTTACGAGGAGTTCATGCCAAGTTGCCGACTATGCCTGTCTACAGAACCTCGACTAGATGGACTACCCACATCTTAAGCTTAACATGACCATTTTAACTATATAACATGACAAAGGTATAGTAATAATGCATGAATTTTTACTACAGGTTCtgcaaaatatatacacaaaactcTTAACAAAATGACTCCTGCTACCTGAAGAGAGGTCTTAATCAGGTTTGGATAGAATCTGACTACACTTTTTTACTTCTTGTTGTACAAAGCCGAATCAGCCACTTGATATGTGTATTAATCAGCCGAATCAGCCACTTGTTAATATTCTACAAGAAAGCATTTTGAGACATTGATAATACCTTCTTAGAGAACTTTTACTTCTATTGTCTTCGATTGGTGTTGGAGGACATAGCGAATTCACATAATCATACCTTCAAACGACAAAAAGAGGTTTAGCACACCGAACAACCCAACATTGTCTCACTATGTATCACTGATCATAATATTTGATTGAGGATTTCTTACTATAACATAGGTCAACAAGATTTACAAGATACTTACGGATTCATGGAAAATTGAATCGGAGTGCTCTCTTCTGATGTCATTTTCTGGCGAAATCTGCTTGAGAAGATGCTATCCACACCATGATATTCAAGAGAAACCCAAGGCTGAAAAAAATCCCAAGAACCAGTGAAGCAAAACCCAAGGTTTTCATTAGGAAGCAAACATATAGAAGATTGACAAAGTAAAGTAAGTAGGACCTACATTACCATGTCGATCATAAAATTCATTGAAAAATAGAGGTGAAGTCATAACCACGAGGAACAAATGGTGTACACATACAAAAAAGAATTGGATGGTACTACAATGCATATAACTACGTACAATTTTCAGCATCTAAGATAGATAGGTAACAGAAGAATCATCTAGACGCACACTACTTTTTGTTACAaagattttattatttcattgtgaAATTGCTATTTCAATTGAGGTTCCCACTTACAAACAAACTTATCAGAATTAGGTCTACATCTCATGTCAGCCGCAAAATACCTCATCTTTTGCAAggctttctaaaaaaaaaaaaaaactttgttgGACTAAGAACGGGAGAACGCGAGTAGACCTGCTAATTCCTCATTCTCAAATCAGTTTTTCCCACGGTTAGTGTCTCAATCAAAAAGTGATTATAGGAGTATAATCTTGATGGAATTCAAGAAAGCAGGTGAGAAATCCAGGTCACTAAAACTTAGAAAAAAAATCTTTCACATCTCTAGATAGAAGTAAAACAAATGAATTCACAAAACAAAGTATGATAAAATTATCCAGAAGTAATCTTCAAACTTAGCCAAACTAATATTATGGGTTATAATCTTACGCACCTAGGACATGTTCTACTGGTTATACCCGTAGAAAAACAAGCGAAATAACAATCCTTCTTCTATGTATTCTAGCACTTCTCATGGATACATTGCTAAAAGCACTTGCTGAATGTTAAAATAAATGCTAAAAGCATTGGTGAATACTAACTACTGGTTTAACACCTTCGAAATATGTAAGTAAATGATGTCTTTCAATTCAATAAATACTAATATGCCTCACCTCATCAACCTCAATATCCGGTCCATTCAACGGCCTCACCAAGTTCCCCTACAGAGACAGAGAAGCTAAATAATTGAAGTATTATATAAGGAGCAAAACAGATGATAACAGATCTTACTTTCGTCCTTGAGGGCCCGGGTCCTCCATTTGTCTTTTCAGACTTTACAGTAGCTTCtacaatattcttcttcttcttcttcaaattatCGGGAATAACGTGCTCCATCGATGGCCGCAGCTGTACAGCTGCATTTACAGGATTTAGGTGTAACTGCAACATAAAAGTAAAAACCTTTACAATACTAGAAGTTCACCTAAAGCCAACAGTAACTAGGCCACAATATGTCACACCATGACATTTTTTTTTACTCAAATTAACTTTTTATTTGTTTAATCCAGGATCAAGCGTTCTCGTcaagaaatcaacaacaacaggTATGGATTAACAACACGCTGCACAGCTAATTATGCCTGCAAGAAAATCCAATCTAACAGAAACAGAGAAGGACATCAAGCAACTTCAAACTATAAATTAGACTACCAAACTAATAGCCCCCATCAGACATGGACATTGCAATTAAGACAGAAATGACATTAACAAAATGGAACAGAAATAATGCAAGTCAATAATTCGATCAGTAAGTAACTTTTGGTTGACCACTGTAGATAGCTAGTATAGGAAATATATAAACTTTATAGATAGCTAGTATAGGAAATATATAAACTTTATGATTGACCATACGAACCTCCATTTtacgaaattgtaaggttgctCATTCTTCATCTCAACGAACTTGTTCTAGTTATACAATGCATGAATCCTATGATTTAacaaatttttctcttctttccagGACAAGTTCACAAGGAAAGTCATGCAAAGCCGCTCCAGCCAGTTCCCAAGTTATATAGGACAGCATGAGAATTAAAGAACAATACTGGGAAGTACAGCCTATTACTAAATTCCAACAAGAAATCAAAACAGGAAATCCTGATCCATGAATTTACCTTATTTCTAACAAGAACCCCAACAGCACATCCTCTGGTCAGCAGCACCTTCTGCGATAACAATGTCTAGAAAACAACACAAAGGAAAACAATGATGAATTAATAAAACCcccaaatataagaaatatttcaTATTTCTGTAAGAAAAACAGTGATAACAACAGCAAGAATTAGTAATCCAAACCTGCTTTGTTATCCTCAAATGTTCGTCGACATCAACATCATAATTTTCGTCCATATCCAGTGATAAATCAATTTCAACTTGCACCTTTTTGGGTTTCACTCTAACCTAAACAAAACCCATTTCACAGTTTATTTAACCATTCCACATACacacaaaaataaattttttaaaaGATAGAAATCAAATAATCTAACCTCTTGACACTTCTCCATATCATATGGCCTCCAACTAGGTCTTAATGGATACTGAAGAACATATAActgaaaaatcatcaaaaaataaaaaacaatcaaTAACACATATTTGTAAGAGTAGGGAAGTAattaaacaacaagaagaaaagagaatcTACTTGGGTATCAACATCGATTGGTGAGGGTTTAAAGAAAACATCAATTTCTCTAAcaacttcatcatcctcatcattatcTACTTCCATCGATTCTACTAATTCTTTTGATTCTACTTCTTCTTTCGATTCTTCATCTTGTTTTACGCCTTCTAGTTCGTTTTTATGAGGTATACTTATTATGTCTTCTTGTTTCT includes the following:
- the LOC113289267 gene encoding splicing factor U2af large subunit B-like isoform X4; the encoded protein is MAEIERMQEGNSEGGYNGDDGGCNQNDDSRSTRSRERDRDSERGRDGERERDHRGHHHERSYHRDHYRGRSDRRDRGRDRYGGDYHHRSSRDHDRRGDYDRDRDREGRHRYRSRSRSRDRYDNTSPSRSPSRSESKRRSGFDMRTPSVDGVAPGGPPPSIPNSFPNMMPPPPGMDTRHARKVYVGGLSSMANEQSVATFFSQVMEAVGGNTAGPGEAVVNVYINHEKKFAFVEMRSVEEASNTMALDGIIFEGAPVKVRRPSDYNPSLAATLGPSQPSQLLNLAAVGLSPGSAGVLEGPDRIFVGGLPYYFTEVQIRELLESFGPLRGFDLVKDRETGNSKGYAFCVYQDVSVTGIACAALNGIQMGDKTLTVRRANQGTTQPKPEQENVLLQAQEQVALQRFVFQAGSLPTKVVCLAQVVSADELKDDEEYEDIVEDMKTEGGKYGSLMSVIIPRPMANGEPSPGVGKAFLEFSDTCGASKARAGLNGRKFGGNQVIAVYYPENKFSQGEYDAYIY
- the LOC113289267 gene encoding splicing factor U2af large subunit B-like isoform X6 yields the protein MMPPPPGMLETLHMMPTQAMIEQDTRHARKVYVGGLSSMANEQSVATFFSQVMEAVGGNTAGPGEAVVNVYINHEKKFAFVEMRSVEEASNTMALDGIIFEGAPVKVRRPSDYNPSLAATLGPSQPSQLLNLAAVGLSPGSAGVLEGPDRIFVGGLPYYFTEVQIRELLESFGPLRGFDLVKDRETGNSKGYAFCVYQDVSVTGIACAALNGIQMGDKTLTVRRANQGTTQPKPEQENVLLQAQEQVALQRFVFQAGSLPTKVVCLAQVVSADELKDDEEYEDIVEDMKTEGGKYGSLMSVIIPRPMANGEPSPGVGKAFLEFSDTCGASKARAGLNGRKFGGNQVIAVYYPENKFSQGEYDAYIY
- the LOC113289267 gene encoding splicing factor U2af large subunit B-like isoform X1, which translates into the protein MAEIERMQEGNSEGGYNGDDGGCNQNDDSRSTRSRERDRDSERGRDGERERDHRGHHHERSYHRDHYRGRSDRRDRGRDRYGGDYHHRSSRDHDRRGDYDRDRDREGRHRYRSRSRSRDRYDNTSPSRSPSRSESKRRSGFDMRTPSVDGVAPGGPPPSIPNSFPNMMPPPPGMLETLHMMPTQAMIEQDTRHARKVYVGGLSSMANEQSVATFFSQVMEAVGGNTAGPGEAVVNVYINHEKKFAFVEMRSVEEASNTMALDGIIFEGAPVKVRRPSDYNPSLAATLGPSQPSQLLNLAAVGLSPGSAGVLEGPDRIFVGGLPYYFTEVQIRELLESFGPLRGFDLVKDRETGNSKGYAFCVYQDVSVTGIACAALNGIQMGDKTLTVRRANQGTTQPKPEQENVLLQAQEQVALQRFVFQAGSLPTKVVCLAQVVSADELKDDEEYEDIVEDMKTEGGKYGSLMSVIIPRPMANGEPSPGVGKAFLEFSDTCGASKARAGLNGRKFGGNQVIAVYYPENKFSQGEYDAYIY
- the LOC113289267 gene encoding splicing factor U2af large subunit B-like isoform X2, whose translation is MAEIERMQEGNSEGGYNGDDGGCNQNDDSRSTRSRERDRDSERGRDGERERDHRGHHHERSYHRDHYRGRSDRRDRGRDRYGGDYHHRSSRDHDRRGDYDRDRDREGRHRYRSRSRSRDRYDNTSPSRSPSRSESKRRSGFDMRTPSVDGVAPGGPPPSIPNSFPNMMPPPPGMAMIEQDTRHARKVYVGGLSSMANEQSVATFFSQVMEAVGGNTAGPGEAVVNVYINHEKKFAFVEMRSVEEASNTMALDGIIFEGAPVKVRRPSDYNPSLAATLGPSQPSQLLNLAAVGLSPGSAGVLEGPDRIFVGGLPYYFTEVQIRELLESFGPLRGFDLVKDRETGNSKGYAFCVYQDVSVTGIACAALNGIQMGDKTLTVRRANQGTTQPKPEQENVLLQAQEQVALQRFVFQAGSLPTKVVCLAQVVSADELKDDEEYEDIVEDMKTEGGKYGSLMSVIIPRPMANGEPSPGVGKAFLEFSDTCGASKARAGLNGRKFGGNQVIAVYYPENKFSQGEYDAYIY
- the LOC113289267 gene encoding splicing factor U2af large subunit B-like isoform X3, with product MAEIERMQEGNSEGGYNGDDGGCNQNDDSRSTRSRERDRDSERGRDGERERDHRGHHHERSYHRDHYRGRSDRRDRGRDRYGGDYHHRSSRDHDRRGDYDRDRDREGRHRYRSRSRSRDRYDNTSPSRSPSRSESKRRSGFDMRTPSVDGVAPGGPPPSIPNSFPNMMPPPPGMLETLHMMPTQAMIEQDTRHARKVYVGGLSSMANEQSVATFFSQVMEAVGGNTAGPGEAVVNVYINHEKKFAFVEMRSVEEASNTMALDGIIFEGAPVKVRRPSDYNPSLAATLGPSQPSQLLNLAAVGLSPGSAGVLEGPDRIFVGGLPYYFTEVQIRELLESFGPLRGFDLVKDRETGNSKGYAFCVYQDVSVTGIACAALNGIQMGDKTLTVRRANQGTTQPKPEQENVLLQAQEQVALQRFVFQAGSLPTKVVCLAQVVSADELKDDEEYEDIVEDMKTEGGKYGSLMSVIIPRPMANGEPSPGVGKARAGLNGRKFGGNQVIAVYYPENKFSQGEYDAYIY
- the LOC113289267 gene encoding splicing factor U2af large subunit B-like isoform X5 — encoded protein: MAEIERMQEGNSEGGYNGDDGGCNQNDDSRSTRSRERDRDSERGRDGERERDHRGHHHERSYHRDHYRGRSDRRDRGRDRYGGDYHHRSSRDHDRRGDYDRDRDREGRHRYRSRSRSRDRYDNTSPSRSPSRSESKRRSGFDMRTPSVDGVAPGGPPPSIPNSFPNMMPPPPGMLETLHMMPTQAMIEQDTRHARKVYVGGLSSMANEQSVATFFSQVMEAVGGNTAGPGEAVVNVYINHEKKFAFVEMRSVEEASNTMALDGIIFEGAPVKVRRPSDYNPSLAATLGPSQPSQLLNLAAVGLSPGSAGVLEGPDRIFVGGLPYYFTEVQIRELLESFGPLRGFDLVKDRETGNSKGYAFCVYQDVSVTGIACAALNGIQMGDKTLTVRRANQGTTQPKPEQENVLLQAQEQVALQRFVFQAGSLPTKVVCLAQVVSADELKDDEEYEDIVEDMKTEGGKYGSLMSVIIPRPMANGEPSPGVGKIQSTAMFYYSIHYVKLN
- the LOC113289266 gene encoding DNA-directed RNA polymerase III subunit RPC5-like; the encoded protein is MDMDLDDLELTDQPNRVTTSSRPTRFAPKSAKLKPIPKSVPVILPEPEKTLILPKKQEDIISIPHKNELEGVKQDEESKEEVESKELVESMEVDNDEDDEVVREIDVFFKPSPIDVDTQLYVLQYPLRPSWRPYDMEKCQEVRVKPKKVQVEIDLSLDMDENYDVDVDEHLRITKQTLLSQKVLLTRGCAVGVLVRNKLHLNPVNAAVQLRPSMEHVIPDNLKKKKKNIVEATVKSEKTNGGPGPSRTKGNLVRPLNGPDIEVDEPWVSLEYHGVDSIFSSRFRQKMTSEESTPIQFSMNPYDYVNSLCPPTPIEDNRSKSSLRRLCMSLPLEEKFKKWFSEGDQVNRFASIKYLAPYDPEEIVLQEIQKHANLVQGLWVCRTNLLPLKGAEAAARDYILCLFRKSDLIPAKILSEYRKETVKEIMTSLAVYRDTCRDWKFKVPTDVQFIKDHPEIVKEQESLWVIREKKMIEMLNERSMRMKLKPSMATKFPASGNTNSGVKKSVNETSSTASMSDETREALPKVLEDIFRQDKICSLQLIRHRLREQAVEKSARPKPQSRAFRAAALGADIPPSELEPLISQVATNIHGVYVAKSSENTTPNPLRDIVIQLFSAKEPHAKLRKADVAEAAKYVLKREMTNAEYSQVTSELCVSVKGNAWVLKSGDEGAK